A window of Streptomyces sp. SAI-127 contains these coding sequences:
- a CDS encoding LLM class flavin-dependent oxidoreductase encodes MTNVRIGVMYDRDWVPEGLPAFARQAEALGVDDVWVVEDLGWNGGVSAAAVALGATERIKVGIGIAPAPLRSPALLAMELATLARVFPGRLVAGIGHGVQEWMAQVGAAARSPLALLEETITSVRALLRGERVELTGREVRLDGVQLTHPPTEVPPVVAGVVRSRSLELSGRVADGTVITEGHGPRDLENARALTAKGGAASDHALTVFAFACVGDDADEVARVLHPHIEGHGAWLGRPPHEVFTVSGPAPQAAERLRALATAGADTVVLRIAGPDPLRQLEAVLDAVGRRN; translated from the coding sequence ATGACGAACGTACGGATCGGCGTGATGTACGACCGCGACTGGGTCCCGGAGGGACTGCCTGCCTTCGCGCGGCAGGCGGAGGCGCTCGGCGTGGACGACGTGTGGGTGGTGGAGGACCTCGGGTGGAACGGCGGGGTGTCGGCAGCGGCCGTGGCCCTCGGAGCCACGGAACGCATCAAGGTGGGCATCGGCATCGCCCCCGCCCCGTTGCGCAGCCCGGCGCTTCTGGCGATGGAACTGGCCACGCTGGCACGGGTGTTCCCCGGGCGGCTCGTGGCCGGGATCGGGCACGGGGTGCAGGAGTGGATGGCCCAGGTGGGTGCTGCGGCCCGTTCCCCGCTGGCCCTGCTGGAGGAGACGATCACCTCCGTACGCGCACTGCTGCGCGGGGAGAGGGTAGAACTGACGGGTCGTGAAGTGCGCCTGGACGGAGTGCAGTTGACACATCCGCCGACCGAGGTGCCGCCGGTGGTCGCGGGCGTCGTGCGCTCTCGCTCCCTGGAACTGTCCGGCCGCGTCGCGGACGGCACCGTGATCACTGAGGGCCACGGCCCGCGCGACCTGGAGAACGCCCGCGCGCTGACCGCCAAGGGCGGCGCCGCGTCCGACCATGCCCTGACGGTCTTCGCCTTCGCCTGCGTCGGTGACGACGCCGACGAGGTGGCCCGGGTCCTGCACCCGCACATCGAAGGCCACGGCGCCTGGCTCGGCAGGCCGCCGCACGAGGTGTTCACCGTCTCGGGCCCCGCCCCGCAGGCCGCCGAGCGTCTCCGCGCTCTGGCGACGGCCGGCGCGGACACGGTCGTCCTGCGGATCGCCGGCCCGGATCCGCTACGGCAGCTGGAGGCGGTACTGGATGCGGTGGGACGGCGGAACTGA
- a CDS encoding TfoX/Sxy family protein, protein MAYDEGLAERIRQYLGADPGVTEKRMFGGIAFLYQGNMAVGVTGEDLMVRVGPDAADAALARPGARVFDMTGRPMRGWVVVTGSAVTEDEALSAWIDAGSAFAASLPPK, encoded by the coding sequence ATGGCGTACGACGAAGGGCTCGCCGAGCGCATCCGCCAATACCTCGGCGCGGATCCCGGCGTCACCGAGAAGCGCATGTTCGGCGGCATCGCCTTCCTGTACCAGGGCAACATGGCTGTCGGCGTGACCGGCGAGGACCTCATGGTCCGCGTCGGTCCCGACGCCGCCGACGCGGCCCTCGCCCGGCCGGGGGCGCGGGTCTTCGACATGACCGGCCGCCCGATGCGCGGCTGGGTCGTGGTCACCGGGTCCGCGGTGACGGAGGACGAGGCCCTGAGCGCGTGGATCGACGCGGGAAGCGCCTTCGCAGCGAGCCTGCCGCCCAAGTAG
- a CDS encoding SRPBCC family protein — MTIDVTVRRDIPLPPERVATYAMDWRHDAEWTQGIRTAEMTRQADAGGFGTGAEVTRTAYFLGRRIDYVLRVAAYEPPKLLDMVSVAAPMPMHVTYSFEAHPRGTLAAIRVRGGPGGLLRLASPLLARQVRSSLTKDLRDLERRLSERQGDV, encoded by the coding sequence ATGACCATCGACGTGACAGTGCGGCGCGACATCCCGCTGCCGCCCGAGCGGGTGGCCACCTACGCCATGGACTGGCGCCACGACGCCGAGTGGACGCAGGGCATCCGTACGGCGGAGATGACCCGGCAGGCGGACGCCGGCGGCTTCGGGACGGGCGCCGAGGTCACCCGCACGGCGTACTTCCTCGGCCGGCGCATCGACTACGTCCTGCGTGTGGCCGCGTACGAGCCCCCGAAGCTGCTGGACATGGTCTCCGTGGCCGCTCCCATGCCGATGCACGTGACCTACTCCTTCGAGGCACACCCGCGCGGCACGCTCGCGGCCATCCGGGTCCGCGGTGGCCCCGGCGGTCTTCTGCGCCTGGCGTCACCGCTGCTCGCGCGTCAGGTCCGTTCCTCCCTCACCAAGGATCTGCGCGACCTCGAGCGCAGACTCTCCGAGCGGCAAGGAGACGTCTGA